Proteins from one Planctomycetia bacterium genomic window:
- a CDS encoding ATPase, T2SS/T4P/T4SS family produces MEAGEILLTKGLLDARQLEMIRAARMDGSRADQIAVTMGYCSEEAALKAIGEEVGLNFIDLSEADIDFGLLKDFPQKLIHRQALFPIQRHNGTITVATSDPFDLYPLDELGAITGLQVEPVLASSNEIARLIKTHLGVGSETIDGLMAAKNAEGDVELLEEIESDGSELSEQAQEASVVRLVNEILLEAIETRASDVHLESQPSGLKIRYRVDGMLHAQPVPPEITRFQAAIISRLKIMARLNIAEKRLPQDGRIKLKVKGREVDVRVSVIPMIHGEGIVMRILDKGGMEFALRKLGMDEQIYKKFRELIQLPHGIILVTGPTGSGKSTTLYSSLLEIKSEDVKIITTEDPVEYQLEGINQIQVHPKIGLTFAASLRSILRHDPDVVLVGEIRDLETAENAIQASLTGHLVFSTLHTNDASGAYTRLVDMGVEPFLVASTVEAVMAQRLVRRLCPLCKQEYTPHPDELPDDFPKDRLAKLEPIFLPRGCRACRNVGYKGRMGIYELLLTTDRIRQLAHDRATSWELKSAAVADGMRTLRDDGWEKVLAGQTTVEEVLRVTKADRFSVQKK; encoded by the coding sequence ATGGAAGCCGGTGAGATCCTTTTAACGAAGGGTTTGCTCGACGCGCGCCAATTGGAAATGATTCGCGCCGCGCGGATGGACGGTTCGCGCGCCGACCAGATCGCGGTCACCATGGGTTATTGCAGTGAGGAAGCCGCGCTCAAGGCGATCGGCGAAGAGGTCGGGCTTAACTTCATTGACCTCAGCGAAGCCGACATTGATTTCGGCCTGCTCAAGGATTTTCCGCAAAAGTTGATCCATCGCCAGGCGCTGTTCCCCATCCAGCGCCACAACGGCACCATCACCGTCGCCACGAGCGACCCGTTCGATCTCTATCCGCTCGACGAGTTGGGCGCCATCACCGGACTGCAGGTCGAGCCGGTGCTGGCCAGCAGCAACGAGATCGCACGGCTGATCAAGACGCACCTCGGTGTCGGCAGCGAGACGATCGACGGCCTGATGGCCGCCAAGAATGCCGAAGGTGACGTTGAACTCCTCGAAGAGATCGAGTCCGACGGTTCCGAGCTCTCCGAACAAGCGCAAGAAGCGTCGGTCGTTCGCCTGGTCAACGAGATCCTGCTCGAAGCCATCGAAACCCGCGCCAGCGACGTTCACTTGGAGTCGCAACCGTCGGGCTTGAAGATTCGCTACCGCGTCGACGGCATGTTGCACGCACAGCCGGTGCCGCCGGAGATCACGCGCTTTCAGGCCGCCATTATCAGCCGCTTGAAGATCATGGCGCGATTGAACATCGCCGAGAAACGCTTGCCCCAAGACGGGCGGATCAAACTCAAAGTCAAAGGCCGCGAGGTGGACGTCCGTGTCAGCGTGATCCCGATGATTCACGGCGAAGGCATCGTGATGCGGATTCTCGACAAGGGCGGGATGGAATTCGCGCTTCGTAAGTTGGGGATGGACGAACAGATCTACAAAAAATTCCGCGAGTTGATCCAACTTCCGCACGGCATCATCCTCGTCACTGGCCCGACCGGGTCCGGCAAGTCGACGACGCTCTACAGTTCACTGTTGGAGATCAAGAGCGAGGACGTGAAGATCATCACCACCGAAGACCCGGTGGAATATCAGCTCGAAGGCATCAACCAGATCCAGGTCCATCCCAAGATCGGCCTGACCTTCGCCGCGTCGCTCCGCAGCATCTTGCGACATGACCCGGACGTAGTGCTGGTCGGCGAAATCCGCGACCTGGAAACCGCGGAAAACGCCATCCAGGCGTCGCTCACCGGTCACTTGGTGTTCAGTACTTTGCATACCAACGACGCCTCGGGTGCTTATACTCGATTGGTGGACATGGGCGTCGAGCCGTTCCTCGTGGCCAGCACGGTCGAAGCGGTGATGGCTCAACGCCTCGTGCGCCGCCTCTGTCCGCTCTGCAAACAGGAATACACGCCGCACCCGGACGAGCTGCCGGACGATTTCCCCAAGGATCGCCTCGCCAAACTGGAACCGATCTTCCTGCCGCGCGGCTGCCGGGCCTGCCGGAACGTCGGGTACAAAGGGCGGATGGGCATTTACGAATTACTGTTGACCACGGACAGAATTCGGCAGCTCGCGCACGACCGCGCCACAAGCTGGGAACTGAAAAGCGCTGCCGTCGCCGACGGCATGCGGACGCTCCGCGACGACGGCTGGGAAAAGGTCCTCGCCGGCCAAACGACAGTGGAAGAAGTGCTGCGCGTGACGAAAGCAGATCGATTCTCAGTGCAAAAGAAATGA
- the gspG gene encoding type II secretion system major pseudopilin GspG has translation MRTRKPSRRRNRAGFTLMEVLLVLVILVIIGSFVGIAIRNAQGQANVNAARAQIEQLEQPLEMYHLNINSYPTTSQGLQALESAPGDLANASKWQGPYLDKAVPLDPWDNQYQYMSPGNRNQDSFDIWSFGPDGVDNSADDIGNWTAEAAS, from the coding sequence ATGCGTACTCGCAAACCCTCGCGCCGCCGCAACCGCGCTGGCTTCACCCTGATGGAAGTCTTGCTCGTGCTCGTGATCCTGGTGATCATCGGCTCGTTCGTCGGCATTGCCATCCGCAACGCCCAGGGACAGGCGAACGTTAACGCCGCCCGGGCGCAGATCGAGCAACTCGAACAGCCGCTGGAGATGTATCACCTGAACATCAATTCGTACCCGACCACGTCGCAAGGGCTGCAGGCGCTGGAATCCGCCCCGGGCGATCTTGCCAACGCCTCGAAGTGGCAAGGGCCGTACCTCGATAAGGCGGTGCCGCTCGATCCGTGGGACAATCAATACCAATACATGTCGCCCGGCAACCGCAATCAAGATTCGTTCGACATTTGGAGCTTCGGCCCGGACGGCGTCGACAACTCCGCCGACGACATCGGCAACTGGACCGCGGAAGCGGCCAGCTAG
- a CDS encoding prepilin-type N-terminal cleavage/methylation domain-containing protein: MKRRRQGFSLMEVILAIAILASATVLLGELTRFGMRNARIARDLTQAQLLCESKLNELVSGLSPLENVSGATFDTTYDPDQAWLYSIEFSEIDSVTGLASVTVTVNQNLQPSQRPVQFALTRWMMPPPSTTDTEDSSTSDSGNSSSSSGSSGSSSTGGTSSGQ, from the coding sequence ATGAAGCGCCGGCGGCAAGGTTTTTCGTTGATGGAGGTGATCCTCGCGATCGCCATCCTGGCTTCGGCCACGGTGCTGTTGGGCGAGCTCACGCGGTTCGGCATGCGCAACGCGCGGATCGCGCGCGACTTGACGCAGGCGCAACTCTTGTGCGAGAGCAAATTGAACGAGCTGGTATCGGGCCTGTCTCCCTTGGAAAACGTGAGCGGCGCGACGTTCGATACCACCTACGATCCCGACCAGGCGTGGCTCTATTCGATCGAATTCAGCGAAATCGACTCGGTCACGGGTCTGGCGAGCGTCACCGTCACGGTGAATCAAAACCTGCAACCGAGCCAGCGCCCCGTGCAGTTCGCCCTGACCCGCTGGATGATGCCGCCGCCGAGCACGACGGATACGGAAGACTCATCCACCTCGGACAGCGGCAATTCGAGCAGTTCTTCGGGCTCCTCCGGCAGCTCTTCCACCGGCGGCACATCGAGCGGACAATAG
- a CDS encoding redoxin domain-containing protein, which produces MRARLGLLTCAVLAFVLGTFPASAAPEGFKELKIGDAAPEFNLPGVDGKNHQLADFADAKLLLVIFTCNHCPTAQAYESRIMQLHEDYQDRGVALVAISPNDDQALRLDELGYTDLGDSFENMKLRAEEHGYKFPYLYDGDTQKVSLAYGVVATPQAFLFDADRMLRYVGRIDDSEVKTVKSHDARNAIEALLAGKPVPVEQTRTFGCSTKWSEKRQDAAESLEKWNEEPVELESLDEVALEKLAANDTDQLLVVNVWATWCGPCVKELPEFVTINRMYRQRRFRLVTICLDEPEQREDALAFLRKTHVSCTNYFPAFTDRDRLADLLDKEWKGPLPHTVLIAPGGKVIYRQSEEIKPLELRREIVKVLGRTYGSDPEK; this is translated from the coding sequence CGGAAGGATTCAAAGAGCTCAAGATCGGCGACGCCGCGCCGGAGTTTAATTTGCCAGGCGTTGACGGAAAGAACCATCAGCTCGCCGATTTCGCGGACGCCAAGTTATTGTTGGTCATTTTCACCTGCAATCATTGCCCCACGGCGCAGGCGTATGAATCCCGCATCATGCAACTCCACGAGGACTACCAAGATCGCGGCGTCGCGCTGGTGGCGATTTCGCCCAATGACGATCAGGCTTTGCGGCTCGACGAGCTGGGTTATACGGATCTCGGCGACTCGTTCGAGAACATGAAGCTACGGGCCGAAGAACACGGCTACAAGTTTCCGTATCTCTATGACGGTGACACGCAGAAAGTGTCGCTCGCCTATGGCGTCGTCGCCACGCCCCAGGCGTTTCTCTTCGACGCCGATCGCATGCTGCGATACGTGGGTCGGATTGACGATTCCGAAGTGAAAACCGTTAAGAGCCACGATGCGCGCAACGCGATCGAAGCGCTGCTCGCCGGCAAGCCCGTGCCGGTGGAGCAAACGCGCACGTTTGGCTGCTCGACGAAATGGTCCGAGAAGCGCCAGGACGCGGCAGAGTCGCTTGAGAAGTGGAACGAGGAGCCGGTGGAACTGGAATCGTTGGACGAGGTGGCGCTCGAAAAACTTGCTGCCAACGATACCGATCAACTGCTCGTCGTGAACGTCTGGGCGACCTGGTGCGGTCCGTGCGTGAAGGAGTTGCCGGAGTTTGTCACGATCAACCGCATGTATCGCCAGCGCCGCTTTCGACTGGTGACGATCTGTCTTGACGAACCAGAGCAACGCGAGGACGCGCTCGCCTTCCTGCGCAAGACTCACGTCTCCTGTACCAACTATTTCCCGGCGTTCACGGACCGGGATCGCCTGGCAGATTTGTTAGACAAGGAATGGAAAGGCCCGTTGCCCCACACGGTTCTGATCGCGCCGGGCGGCAAGGTGATCTACCGTCAGAGCGAGGAGATCAAGCCGCTGGAGCTGCGGCGCGAGATCGTCAAGGTGCTCGGCAGAACCTATGGCAGCGACCCGGAAAAGTAG
- a CDS encoding LssY C-terminal domain-containing protein: protein MAGTTSGNAQSPAEPDAPSSARALTSTDAGAPRWRKRTAWIVLGLLLAYLAIAYLILPFMWDRYATRHPQLDDMPDITETGDKIPGDPLNLALIGSERDLKRAMVAAKWYPADPLTLKSCLEIAEATVLKRPYDAAPVSSLYLFGRKEDLAFEQPVGDDPRQRHHVRYWRSPKSDADGRPIWLGSATYDRRVGFSDTTGQITHHIAADVDTERNHVMQCLERAKSLSERYAVPNFHEERSGRNGGGDPWKTDGQLDVGILKATD, encoded by the coding sequence ATGGCTGGGACAACTTCGGGCAATGCGCAATCTCCTGCAGAACCCGACGCGCCGTCGTCCGCGCGAGCCCTCACATCGACCGACGCTGGCGCGCCGCGTTGGCGCAAGCGCACCGCCTGGATCGTACTCGGATTGCTGCTCGCCTACTTGGCGATCGCTTATCTGATCCTCCCCTTCATGTGGGATCGATACGCCACGCGCCATCCGCAACTGGACGACATGCCGGACATCACCGAAACCGGCGACAAGATTCCCGGCGATCCGTTGAACCTTGCGCTGATCGGTTCCGAGCGCGACCTTAAACGCGCGATGGTCGCCGCGAAATGGTATCCGGCTGATCCGCTCACACTGAAGAGTTGCCTGGAAATCGCCGAAGCCACGGTGCTCAAGCGTCCGTACGACGCAGCGCCGGTAAGCAGTCTGTATCTCTTCGGGCGCAAGGAAGACCTGGCGTTCGAGCAGCCGGTCGGCGATGATCCGCGCCAACGGCATCACGTGCGTTACTGGCGGTCCCCTAAGTCCGATGCCGACGGCCGCCCGATCTGGCTGGGCTCCGCGACCTACGATCGACGTGTGGGTTTCAGCGATACCACGGGCCAGATCACGCACCATATCGCGGCCGATGTCGACACCGAACGAAATCATGTCATGCAGTGTCTGGAACGAGCGAAGTCCTTGTCGGAACGCTATGCCGTCCCCAACTTTCACGAGGAACGCTCGGGCCGTAACGGCGGCGGCGACCCTTGGAAGACTGACGGCCAACTGGACGTCGGCATCTTGAAAGCAACGGATTGA
- a CDS encoding type II secretion system F family protein, with protein MPEFAYIARDSGGKRVAGKLSAGSRQEAISLLDQRALFPVEIAQDNKGSAVWKSKRVSPQRLASTYGQLGDLLRSGVPLLKSLSILEKQSSHAGLSAVLADVRSRVEEGTTLAEAFARHPKVFSEMAISMVRAGGEGGFLEEALDRVAEFTEQQEDLKSRTLGAIAYPMFLAVVGTVVVTVLIVFFVPKFATMFDRLRERGELPATTEWLLWLSETLSSYGWLILAGFAVLAIFAKNALGTEEGRRFVDRVKIRIPMAGPIFLNLAVARFCRVLGTLLKNGVPILKSLDISSDATGNRVLSTAVRDAAENISAGESLAGPLGASGHFPVTVVEMIAVAEEANQLDTVLVTIAEGLERRTWRQLELFVRLLEPLMLLILAGVVLLVVMALLLPVMKMSTSL; from the coding sequence ATGCCCGAATTCGCTTACATCGCGCGTGACTCCGGCGGCAAACGTGTGGCCGGAAAGTTGTCGGCGGGAAGTCGCCAAGAGGCGATTTCTCTGCTGGACCAGCGCGCGCTGTTTCCGGTCGAAATCGCGCAAGACAATAAGGGGAGCGCAGTCTGGAAGTCGAAACGCGTCAGCCCGCAGCGGCTGGCGTCGACCTACGGCCAGCTCGGCGATTTGTTGCGCAGCGGCGTGCCGCTGTTGAAATCGCTGTCGATCCTGGAAAAACAATCGTCGCATGCCGGCCTGTCGGCCGTGCTGGCGGATGTGCGCAGCCGAGTCGAAGAAGGCACGACGCTGGCCGAGGCCTTCGCGCGGCACCCCAAGGTGTTCAGCGAGATGGCGATCAGCATGGTCCGCGCCGGCGGCGAAGGCGGCTTCCTGGAAGAAGCCCTCGATCGCGTCGCGGAATTCACCGAACAGCAAGAAGACTTGAAGAGCCGCACGCTGGGCGCGATCGCCTACCCGATGTTCCTGGCCGTGGTCGGCACGGTGGTCGTGACAGTGTTGATCGTATTCTTCGTCCCCAAGTTCGCGACGATGTTCGATCGCCTCCGCGAACGGGGCGAATTGCCGGCCACAACCGAATGGCTGCTTTGGCTGAGCGAAACGCTGAGCTCATACGGTTGGTTGATTCTGGCCGGCTTCGCGGTGCTGGCGATCTTCGCGAAGAATGCGCTCGGCACCGAGGAAGGACGCCGGTTCGTCGATCGCGTGAAGATTCGCATCCCCATGGCCGGCCCGATCTTCTTGAACCTGGCCGTGGCGCGGTTTTGCCGCGTGCTGGGCACCTTGCTCAAGAATGGCGTGCCGATTTTGAAGTCGCTCGATATCTCCAGCGACGCCACGGGCAATCGCGTGCTGTCCACCGCCGTGCGCGACGCCGCGGAGAATATCTCCGCGGGCGAATCGCTCGCCGGTCCGCTGGGCGCCAGCGGCCATTTCCCGGTGACCGTCGTGGAGATGATCGCCGTCGCCGAGGAAGCCAATCAGCTCGACACGGTGCTAGTCACCATCGCCGAAGGCCTGGAACGCCGCACCTGGCGGCAACTGGAATTGTTCGTCCGTCTGTTGGAACCGTTGATGTTGCTCATCCTCGCCGGCGTCGTCCTGCTGGTCGTCATGGCCCTGCTGCTGCCGGTGATGAAGATGAGTACTTCGTTATAG